From Pseudomonas arsenicoxydans:
CTTACACCATCGAGGCGTTGCAGCAGGTGTTGACCTTCGCCGACGAGGAAAACCCGGACCTTTACCTGACCACGCCGTCCCTGGTCAGCATGATGAAGCAGGCCGGTTACAAAACCTTCTGGATCACCAACCAGCAGACCATGACCAAGCGCAACACCATGCTCACCACGTTCTCCGAACAGGCTGACGAGCAGGTGTACCTGAACAATAACCGCAACCAGAACGCCGCCCAGTACGATGGCGACGTGATCGAGCCGTTCAACAAGGCCCTGACAGACGCCGCGCCGCGCAAGCTGATCGTGGTGCATTTGCTCGGCACGCACATGAGCTATCAGTACCGTTATCCGCCGACCTTCGACAAGTTCACCGACCGCAAAGGTGTGCCGGACGGCGTGCGTGACGATGAGGTGCCGACGTACAACAGTTATGACAACGCGGTGCTGTACAACGACTTCGTGGTCTCGAGCCTGATCAAGGACTACGCCAAGTCCGATCCGAACGGCTTCTTGCTGTACCTCTCCGACCACGGTGAAGACGTGTTCGACTCAGCGGGCCACAGCACACTGGGCCGTAACGAAAACAAGCCGACCGCGCCGATGTACACCATTCCGTTCATGGCGTGGGCCTCACCAAAGTGGCGTGAAACCCACGACTGGAATCTGGCCGGTGACTTGGGGCGGCCTTACAGCAGCTCGCAACTGATCCATACCTGGGCCGATATGGCGGGCCTGAGTTTTGATGAACTGGACCGCAGCAAAAGCCTGGTCAGCGACAGTTTCAAGCCGCGACCATTGATGATCGGCAACCCTTACGAGCGTCAAGTGCGTCCGCTGATCGACTTCAGCCTGATGAAACCCAAGGCCACGCCGGACGATCCGGCAGTCGCCAAGCAGTAATCCTCAGGGGCCGATTCCGGCCCCTTTTTTGTGTCCCGCTGCTGCGCACGACACATTTTAAAATATCAATAATTCTCGTTAGCCTGGACTTGAAGCTTTGCGGCGGTTAATTCCCAAATCACCAATTCGGCGGATAATGTCCCGGCGACATTTGACTCATGGAAGACAGGCATCCGATATCCGTAGTTGGAGGCACACCATGAAGCGTATAACGCTGATACTCGCCAGTCTGATGATGTTCGGTTCGGCCGCTGCTTTAGCTGAAGGTGGTGCCGAGCGCATGAGGTATTACTTCGAAAGCCTGCGCTTTAAGCAAGAACAGGCCAATGGCATCCAGCGCAAAGTGATTGAGCTGAGGGTTCCGGACGATCAAACCGCGCAGGTCACCGAAAGCTACAGGCCGAAATAAACGATGGCAGACGGGCGTCCTGATGGACGCCCTTTCTTATGCTTGATAGAGGCGAGATTAAAGGTCTTTGGTCCAGAACAGCATTCGGCCATGGGCCGGATCGAACATGCCGGGTGCAAAACCGAACTTGCCATAGGACGCCTGCGCGACCGCATTGCCTTCAAGGACTTCCAGGGTGATCTTGCAGCCGCCGCGCTGGCGGGTGATGTCCTCGACTTTTTGCAGCATCTTCTGGCTCAGTCCCAGGCCGCGAAACTTGGGCACCACCGACACGTCGTGCACATTGACCAAAGGCCGACAGGCAAAGGTCGAGAACCCTTCAAAGCAATTGACCAGCCCGGCCGGCTCGCCATCGACAAAGGCCAGCACACTGAAAGCGTGGGGACGCTTGGCCAGTTCACCCGGCAATCGCTGCACAATGTCCTCGGGCAATGCATGCCCGCCGCCCATGGGGTCCTGAGCATAAGCATTGAGCACGATGCCGATCGCTTCGGCGTGCACCGGGTTGGTGTAGCTGGCTTGAAGGACAAGCACTTCTGCGGCTTCCATTTCCATCGTCAACATCCCATCAGGTTGCCCCGACACGTCTCTCGCGCCGGGAGGTCGACGGACATTATCGCGAGGCGCAATCATCGACAACCCGAACCGGCCTCAAACGCCCCAGATCAGCGTTTCAGTCCATCCCAGCTCGGCAAAATCAGCGGCCCGTAAGCTTGACTCACCGGCGCAGAAAAACTCGTCCAGCTGCGGCGGCTTGACCGACGTGCCGCTGAGCATCGCGTGCACCTGGCCACGGTGATGAATCTGGTGTTCGAACAGATGGGAAAGCATGCGCAATCGACTGTCATGCTGCGGCGTTTCCCGGGCGATGGTCACGATTCGCCCCAGGTCGGCATCGCGCAACTGTTCGCAGTAGGCAATCAGTCGACGGTCAACGTGGGCTTGCTCAAGCTTCAGGTCGGAGCCCGAGGTGAACGGCTCGTCCCGGGTGAAGAATACATAACAGTCAGGGTGCGGCTCGTCACCGCGCAGCTCGCGCTCCAGCGCATCCATGTAGAACCAGTCGCACGTCAGGATGTGATTGAGGGTGGCCCTGATGCTGGGGAAAAAGCTGACACGCGGCGCCATCAGTTCGGCCGCGCTCAATTGGCCCCAGGCCTTGGCGAGTCGGTGATTGGCCCAGGCGTTCTGATATGCCATGGTCAGCAGATGATGAGACAGGGGCTGATTCATGTTCGCGGCTCCTTGCAATTAGGCTTCAGCGAAACGTTGCAGCTGCATTTCCTGTAGACGGCTTAATGTGCGGCGGAACGGGAATTCAAGGTAACCCTCGGTGTACAACGCCGCCATCGGCACCTGCGCTTCGAGATACAGCGGCACCTTGCGGTCGTAGCATTCGTCCACCAACGCGATGAAACGCCGGACACCGTCGTCGTGTACCGACAATTGCGGCAGTTCGCGATCACCGGCCACCACGCGCTCGGCAGCGTCTTCGGTGCCACGGGCGATGCGTCCGGCGCGCTTTTGTGCGCTCAGGTTGGGCACCTCACTCAACAGAATAGCGCTGAAGGTGTCGCACAGCGCCATGAAGTCCATGGCGGCAAACGGTTGTTCGCACAGATCGGCATAACGGCACCAGAGCACCTTTGCGCTGGCCTGCACCACATTGACCGAGCGATAACCGACGGTGATCGGCTCGCTGGACACTGATTGCCCAGCGGTCAATGCCTTGAACACTTCTGCCAGTGCGCTCGGCTGGCCGGCGGTCGCCACCCAATAACGTTGCAGACCGGCGCCCGGGTGCAGGCGGTGGTCTTCGCCGCCATCCACTGCGATCACCTGCATGTGTTTCTTGATCGCCTCGATGGCGGGCACGAAACGGTCGCGGTTGAAGCCATCGGCGTACAGCTGATCCGGCGGCTGATTGGAGGTGCAGACCACCACCACGCCTTGCTCGAACATCACCTGGAACAACCGCCCGAGAATGATCGCATCGCCAATGTCGTTGACGAACAGCTCATCAAAGCACAACACCCGCACTTCCTCGCTCAGCTCACGGGCCAGCGCCTTCAGCGGGTCGGCGGTGCCGGTCAGCTGGAATGAACGCTGGTGCACCCAGCTCATGAAGTGATGAAAGTGTTGCCGGCGGGCCGGAACCTTGAGGGTTTGATAGAACTGGTCCATCAACCAGGTCTTGCCGCGACCGACCGGCCCCCAGAGGTAAACCCCGGTGATCGGCGTGCGCCCTTCGTGCAAGGCTTCGTGGCATTTTTGCAGCGCCCACACGGCATGTTCCTGGGCTTCGTCCTGGACGAAGCCCTTTTGTTCGATGGCGTGTTGCCAGGCGCTTAGGGGAGAGTCGACATTCATGCGCGGCAGTATGCCACGCACTCGCGTTACAGAGAGATGTCTAGCCGGGCGATCTTGCCCTGCTCATTGAGGCGGAACATGTAACGCAGTTCCAGGGGGCTGCCGGGAAAGGTCCCGGAAATCCGGTTGTGCACCAGCACTTTACCGGTGCGCTGCTGCACGCCGAGCACTTCGACCCGTGGTTCATAGCGCTGCGCCGTGTCTTGCATCCATTGGGCAATGGCTTGCGTGCCGATACGGTGATGTCCTTCATCGAACACATTGGCATCCTCAGCAAAAAAACTGCCGACCCGCGAAGTGTCGCGAGCATTGGCGGCGGCAATGTAGGCGGCAATGGCGGGCGCCAGTGAAGAGGCTGGATTGGACATGTTTACGGCTCCTTGTTTGTTGGTTCTGGAGCCATCCTAGAACACGCCTGTGTCAGTTCTTGTCAGGAGTGAAACGCCCCGCTTCATCCAGTTGCATCTGCTTGCGCCAGGTGCGCAACAAGTCGCTGCGCCGCCCCGGATAGCGCTCGCCCTGCTCGTTGGCAGCGGAGATCCGGTCGGTGCGAAAGGTGCGGTAGGCGCCGCGCAATTCACACCAGGCGACGATGATCCGCACTTCATTGAGAAACCCCAGCGCCAAGGGCCAGATCAGCCGTTGACTGGGCACCTGGTTGGCGTCTGCATAGTCGATGCTGAGCTTGGATTGATCGCGTATGGCCTGGCGAAACACATTCAATGGCACTGCGTTTTGCGGGTAGCCATAACCGGGCGGGCCCGGCAGCACCGTCGGGTTGCGCAATGCATCCTGGGCTTCGGGCGCCAGTACGGCGGCAATCTTGGCCAATGCATCCGCCGCGGCTTTGCTCAACACCTCGTCGCCGCGCTGATCGACGTAGCGCAATCCCAGCACGATTGCTTCGGTTTCATCGGCGTTGAGCATCAAGGGTGGCAGGAACAATCCGCTGCGCAATACGTAACCGATCCCCGCTTCACCGAATATCGGTGCGCCCAGCGCCGTCAATTCGGCGATGTCTCGGTACAGCGTGCGTTCGGAAATCTCCAGATCGCTGGCCAGCGTTGCCGCCGTGACCGGACGACTTTTGCCCCGTAACACCTGCAACAACGTGAGTAAACGTGTGGTACGCGACACGATCCGTAGTCTCTTTCCTGAGAAGTCGACGGAGCTTAGCAGAGGCTACTGTCAGAAACTGGCAGTAGCCATCTGTGAGTAACGGCCTACGGCGTCAGCACATGCGGGTGCTACCGGTCCACCTTATGTCTGGCGGCATAAAGGCAGAGCATTTCCATGGCCAATGTCGCCGCTGCCAGCGAAGTGATGTCCGCGCTGTCGTAGGCCGGCGCCACTTCCACCACGTCCATCCCCACCAGATTGATCCCACGCAAACCGCCGAGAATCTCCAGCGCCTGCACGGTGCTCAAGCCGCCGCACACCGGTGTCCCGGTGCCGGGCGCGAAGGCCGGGTCAAGGCAATCGATATCGAATGTCAGGTACACCGGGTTATCGCCGACCCGCGCACGAATCGCTTCGACAATGGCGTCACACCCTTGCCGGTGCACCTGCCGCGCATCCAGCACCTGAAATCCCTGGTGATCGTCATTGGTGGTGCGCAAACCAATCTGCACCGAACGCGACGGATCGACCAGCCCTTCCCTGGCCGCGTGCCAGAACATGGTGCCGTGGTCAACGCGCTTGCCCGCCTCGTCCGGCCAGGTGTCGCTGTGCGCATCGAAGTGAATCAGCGACAACGGACCATGTTTGCGGGCATGGGCCTTGAGCAGCGGATAGGTAATAAAGTGGTCGCCGCCGAACGTCAGCATCGCGCTGCCGGCGTTGAGAATGTGCTCGGCATGCGCTTCGATGCTTTCCGGCACCGAGTGCGGCGAGCCGTAATCGAAGTCGCAATCGCCGTAGTCGATAACGGCCAAATGATCGAACGGATCAAACGTCCACGGCCAGTGGCGTTCCCAGGCGATCCCGGTGGACGCGGCGCGAATGCCTCGCGGCCCGAAACGCGCGCCGGGGCGGTTGCTGGTGGCGGTGTCGAACGGGACACCGCTGACCGCGACGTCGACACCGCGCAAGTCACGGCTGTAGCGTCGACGCATGAAACTGGTAATGCCGGCGTAGGTGCTTTCGGCGGCTGTGCCGTAAAGACTGTCACGGGTCATGGCCTGATCGTTTTGCACAGGGATGTCCATCAGGTATTCCTTTTTATTGGCGGCTACGGAAAGTGGTCCACAAGCGGGTTCGCTGACGCATGTCCTTGAGGCTCATGGTGCGGTCGGCGTACAGCAGACCGCGAACGTCGGCGGGCGGGTAAATGTCTGGATCGGTGCGCACCGCCTCATCCACAAGTGGCGTCGCGGCCTGGTTGGCGGTGGCGAAGAACAGCGTGTTGGTCAGCGCTGCGACGGATTCGGGGCGCAACATGAATTCGATGAACTGGCGGGCCGCTTCGGGATGCGGCGCGTCCTTGGGAATGGCCAGGTTGTCCTGCCAGACGATGGTGCCTTCCTTGGGAATCCGGTAGGCGATTTCGTAGGGCTTGTTGGCCTTGCGTGCCTGATCGGCAGCCATGCTGGCGTCACCGTTATAAGTCAGCGCCAGACAGATACTGCCGTTGGCCAGATCGTTGATCTGCCGGCCGCTGGCGACGTACAGCACGTTTGGCTGCAACTGATGCAATAACGCCTGCGCCGCATCCAGATCGTTCTTGTCGGTGCTGTAGGGATCTTTACCCAGGTAGTGCAACGCCAGACCGATGACCTCCTGGGGCGAATCGATGATCGCGATGCCACAGTCCTTCAGTTTGCTGGCGTACTCCGGCTTGAACAACAAATCCAGACTGTTCAGCGGCCTATTCGGCAAGCGCTTCTGTACCGCTTCGACGTTCATCCCCAGCCCCAGCGTGCCCCAGGTATAGGGCACACCGTAAAGGTTGCCGGGGTCCACGGCGGCGAGCTTTTCCAACAGGTCCGGGTCGAGGTTGGCGTAGCCCTTCAAGCCTTCGTGAGGAATGGCTTTCAGCGCACCGGCCGCCAAGCCACGAGCCAACACGCTGGACGACGGCACCACCACGTCGTAACCGCTGCCACCGGTGAGCAGTTTGGTTTCGAGCACCTCCGGGGCATCGAACGTGTCGTAACGCACGTGAATCCCGGTTTCCTGTTCGAAACGCTGCAAGGTCTCGGGCGCTACGTAATCGGCCCAACTGTAGAGGTTGAGGGTCTTTTCCTCGGCCTGGGCCGAAGCGGCCACGGCGAGGAACAACGCGGATAAACACAGCTTGAACATGGGAGCCATGACGAACACCTGACCAGAGGAAGTGGTTGCAGCGTGCGCGTTCCGATACATTGTCGAAATATCAAGTTTGTTAACCTGACTTTATTGCGGAGTAATGTTTGATGCTCGGTCAACTCCATGACCTCGACTTGCAACTGCTGCGTTTGTTTGTCCGAGTGGTCGAGTGCGGCGGCTTCAGTGCGGCACAGGGCGAACTGGGGTTGAGTCAATCGAGCATCAGCCAGCAAATGGCCAAGCTCGAAACCCGGCTTGGCTATCGCTTGTGCAGCCGCGGCAAGGGTGGATTCAGGATCACGCCCAAAGGTGAGCAGTTGCTGACGGCGACGCGCGGCCTGTTTGAATCCATCGAAGCCTTCCGCCATAAATCCAATGGTGTGGCCGGGCGCTTGATCGGCGAAATACGCCTCGGCTTGTCCGAAGCCCTGGATCAATCGGTGCTGCAACGCGTGGCCGATGCGATCAGTCGTTTTCGCGAGCGAGACGAATCGGTGCGCATCGAATTGATCAGCGCCATGCCCGGCGAAATGGAACGTCTTCTGCTGCAACAACGGCTGGACCTGTCCATCGGTTATTTCTCACAGGTGCAGCGTGCGTTTGACTACCGCCAGTTGTTCATGGAAACCCAGCACCTGTATTGCGCCCCCGGACATCCGCTGTTCACTGACGATGCGCCGGACGACCGAGCCTTGCAGGCGTGTGACCGGGTCGATCATCCCTACCGCTTCCTGCGGGCCGACGAGCCCTTCCAGGGACAGCGCTGTTCGGCAAGGTCGGAGCAGGTCGAAGGCACCCTCGCCTTTATTCTGTCCGGCAAACACGTCGGTTATTTGCCCGATCATTTTGCCCGCAGTTGGGAAGACAAAGGCTTGCTCAGGGCTGTGCGTCAAGAGGACATGAGTTTCGATGTGGCGTTTCACCTGGCGCGTCATCGTGCGCAGGTGCCGGGGGATGCGCAGAAGGCGTTCGAAGAGGATTTGCTGGCGGCGTTTGCCTGAAGATTTAGAAGATCGCAGCCTCGTTGCACTCGACAGCTCCTACAAGAGATCACGTTCCACATGTAGGCGCTGTCGAGTGCAACGAGGCTGCGATCTTTTGATCTTTTGCCACTTTCTGGCATCCTGCGCCTCCATTTTTTGACCTGGCCCTGGCGCTTTCCCCGTGACCTCATCCGAACACGCAAAACCCCAGCCCCGTTCCGACCTGATCTACGGCCTCGACGACCGCCCGCACCTCACCGCCACGGTCTTCGCCGCCCTGCAACACGTGCTGGCCAGTTTTGTCGGCATCATCACCCCGACCTTGATCATGGGCGGCGCCCTCGGACTGCAAAGCGAAGTGCCGTACCTGATCAGCATGGCGTTGTTCGTCTCCGGGCTGGGCACCTTTGTCCAGGCGCGACGGTTCGGCCCGGTGGGTTCTGGCCTGTTGTGCCTGCAAGGCACCAGTTTTTCGTTTATCAGCGTGATCCTCAGCGCCGGGTTCATGGTCAAGGCCCGGGGCGGCGGCACCGATGAAATCCTCTCGACCATCTTCGGCGTGTGCTTTTTCGCGGCGTTCATTGAAGTGGTGTTGAGCCAGTTCATTGGCAAGTTGCGCATGCTGATCACGCCCGTGGTCACCGGCACCATCATTACGTTGATGGGCCTGTCGCTGATCAAAGTCGCCATGACCGACATCGCCGGCGGTTTCGGCGCAGCGGACCTCGGCGCGGCCAGTCACCTGGCGTTGGCGGCGTTGGTGCTGGGAACCATCGTGGTATTGAACCGGGTCGACGTGCCATTCTTGCGCCTTGGGGCGATCGTAATTGGCTTGACGTTGGGCTACGTCGTGGCCTGGTTGTTGGGCGATGTTAATTTCGCCAGCCTGCCCGACGTGCCGCTGATGAGTGTGCCGGTGCCGTTCAAGTACGGTTTCAACTTCGATTGGGTGGCATTCGTGCCGGTGGCGGTGATTTTCCTGGTGTCGCCGCTGGAAGCCGCGGGTGACCTGACCGCTAACTCGATGATTTCCCGGCAACCGGTCAAAGGCCCGGTGTACATCCGCCGGATCAAGTCCGGTCTGCTGGCTGACGGCCTCAACTCGGCCATGGCGGCGGTGTTCAACAGCATGCCGATGGTGACCTTCGCGCAGAACAACGGCGTGATCCAGCTCACCGGCGTGGCCAGCCGCTACGTGGCGTTTTTCATCGCCGGCCTGCTGGTGCTGCTGGGGCTGTTCCCGATGATTGGCGCGGTGCTGCAATTGATGCCCAAACCGGTCCTCGGCGGCGCCGAACTGGTGATGTTCGGCACCGTCGCGGTGGCCGGGATCAAGATCCTCGCCGAAGCCGGTCTGCATCGACGCAACATGCTGATCGTGGCGATTTCCCTCGGCATGGGCCTGGGAGTCGCGGCCGTGCCGCAGGTGTTGCGTGAGCTGCCCCTGGCGTTGCACAACATCTTCGAATCGCCGATCACCGTGGGTGCGTTGTGCGCTATCGTGCTGAACATCTTCCTGCCAGAGGAATTCATCGAGCTGGAGGAAGACGATTTCGATCCGGAAGCCTCGATCCTGCAGGTCATGGAAAATCCCGATGTCCCGGCCAAAGGTGAACCCGCAACGCCTGAGGCGGTCGCACAGTTGACCCGCTAAAAGGCTCAAGGGCCGAGCCGTTGGCGGTTCAGCCCTTTTTCTGAACGAGAGCCTGTCCATGCGCCGCGTCCACGCCGTCATCCTTTCCCTGCTGTTGCTCTCCCTGAGCGCCTGCGCCCTCTTCCCCCATCGCGACGCGTTGAACATCAATGTGGTCGGCATCGAACCGCTGCAAAGCCAGGACATGGAAGTACGGTTTGCCGTAAAGATACGCGTGCAAAACCCCAACGAAACGCCGATTGACTACAACGGCGTCGCGCTGGATCTAGAGGTCAATGGCCAGCCGCTAGCCTCTGGCGTCAGCGATCAATCGGGCTCGATCGCACGCTTCTCCGAAACCGTGCTCACGGTGCCGGTGAGCGTTTCGGCGTTTTCAGTCATACGCCAGACGCTGGGCTTGAGTCAGACCCAGACACTGAACAATCTTCCCTATGTTCTGCGCGGCAAACTGGCTGGCGGATTGTTTGGCACGATGCGTTTTGTCGACACGGGCAAACTGAGTTTGCCGGGGTCTACGACTGGCACTTGGTAAACTGCGGGAGCTTGGAAACGATGCATTTCCCTTGTGGGAGCGAGCCTGCTCGCGATGACGCCGGCACATTCAACAAATCAGTGGCCTGATCCACCGCTATCGCGAGCAGGCTCGCTCCCACAGGGGTTATGTAGTGAAGCGGACACCGGTTTTAGGCCGCTCATCCACGATCAACTCAAACACATCCGGGCGCGCGTAGTGCCCGACGACGTCGTAGTCATAGCGGGCGCGAACCAGGTCATCGGTGTTGATTTCAGCGGTCAGCAAACCGGCCTCACCCCGCAACGGCCCTGCCAGAATGTCACCCATCGGCCCGACGATCACGCTGCCGCCGGCAATCAGCGGCCGGTCTGCCGGCCAGTTAGCGATGTCTACGCCCAACGCTTGCGGCGAGTCCTGGACCTGACAAGCGCTGACCACAAAGCAGCGTCCTTCATGGGCGATGTGGCGCATGCTGACTTGCCACATCTCGCGCTCATCCACCGTCGGCGCGCACCACACTTCAATGCCTTTGGCGTACATCGCGGTGCGCAGCAGCGGCATCATGTTTTCCCAGCACACCACCGCGCCGATCCGCCCGACCTGGCTGTCGATTACCGGCAGTGTCGAGCCATCGCCCTTGCCCCAGATCAAACGTTCGGTGCCGGTGGGCATCAGTTTGCGGTGTTTGCCGACCAGCCCGGCCTGCGGATCGAAATACAGCGCCGTGCAATACAACGTACTGCCGGCGCGCTCGATAACACCGATGACAAGATTGGCACCCGTGCGGGCCGATAAGCCGGCCAGCGCTTCGGTCTCGATGCCGGGCACGTCGATGGCGTTGGCGAAATAGCGGGCGAAGGCTTCACGACCTTCCGGCAATCGGAAGCCCAGTTGAGTGCCAAAGCCTTCGCCTTTGGGATAGCCACCGAGCAAGGCTTCGGGCATGACCACCAACCCGGCGCCGGATTCGGTAATGGCGTTTTCCCAGGCGAGAATCTGCTCCAGCGTCTCGGCCTTGCCGCCGGGCAAGGCGCCGATTTGCAGCGCAGCAACGATTGATTTGGGCATGTCGGC
This genomic window contains:
- a CDS encoding phosphoethanolamine transferase CptA — its product is MALFNRSKTTATGFDWAGFLWLFLFFWYFSGITQLLIQLTGTSGFTGFRQAFVMSAIWLAPMLLFPRQTRVMAAVIGVVLWACSMASLGYFFIYQQEFSQSVIFIMFESNIAEAGEYMTQYFAWWMVAAFLAHTLFAYFLWTRLRPVYLPRWQAWVAATAILVAVVGYPLVKQTARTGNFADGFEKFETRVEPAVPWQMAVAYHRYLETLAGMQDMLNSASKIAPLKNLTDTMANQPSTLVLVIGESTNRQRMSLYGYPRETTPELDKLKDQLAVFNNVITPRPYTIEALQQVLTFADEENPDLYLTTPSLVSMMKQAGYKTFWITNQQTMTKRNTMLTTFSEQADEQVYLNNNRNQNAAQYDGDVIEPFNKALTDAAPRKLIVVHLLGTHMSYQYRYPPTFDKFTDRKGVPDGVRDDEVPTYNSYDNAVLYNDFVVSSLIKDYAKSDPNGFLLYLSDHGEDVFDSAGHSTLGRNENKPTAPMYTIPFMAWASPKWRETHDWNLAGDLGRPYSSSQLIHTWADMAGLSFDELDRSKSLVSDSFKPRPLMIGNPYERQVRPLIDFSLMKPKATPDDPAVAKQ
- a CDS encoding GNAT family N-acetyltransferase; this encodes MEAAEVLVLQASYTNPVHAEAIGIVLNAYAQDPMGGGHALPEDIVQRLPGELAKRPHAFSVLAFVDGEPAGLVNCFEGFSTFACRPLVNVHDVSVVPKFRGLGLSQKMLQKVEDITRQRGGCKITLEVLEGNAVAQASYGKFGFAPGMFDPAHGRMLFWTKDL
- a CDS encoding DinB family protein; its protein translation is MNQPLSHHLLTMAYQNAWANHRLAKAWGQLSAAELMAPRVSFFPSIRATLNHILTCDWFYMDALERELRGDEPHPDCYVFFTRDEPFTSGSDLKLEQAHVDRRLIAYCEQLRDADLGRIVTIARETPQHDSRLRMLSHLFEHQIHHRGQVHAMLSGTSVKPPQLDEFFCAGESSLRAADFAELGWTETLIWGV
- the zapE gene encoding cell division protein ZapE, with translation MNVDSPLSAWQHAIEQKGFVQDEAQEHAVWALQKCHEALHEGRTPITGVYLWGPVGRGKTWLMDQFYQTLKVPARRQHFHHFMSWVHQRSFQLTGTADPLKALARELSEEVRVLCFDELFVNDIGDAIILGRLFQVMFEQGVVVVCTSNQPPDQLYADGFNRDRFVPAIEAIKKHMQVIAVDGGEDHRLHPGAGLQRYWVATAGQPSALAEVFKALTAGQSVSSEPITVGYRSVNVVQASAKVLWCRYADLCEQPFAAMDFMALCDTFSAILLSEVPNLSAQKRAGRIARGTEDAAERVVAGDRELPQLSVHDDGVRRFIALVDECYDRKVPLYLEAQVPMAALYTEGYLEFPFRRTLSRLQEMQLQRFAEA
- a CDS encoding nuclear transport factor 2 family protein encodes the protein MSNPASSLAPAIAAYIAAANARDTSRVGSFFAEDANVFDEGHHRIGTQAIAQWMQDTAQRYEPRVEVLGVQQRTGKVLVHNRISGTFPGSPLELRYMFRLNEQGKIARLDISL
- a CDS encoding helix-turn-helix transcriptional regulator, with protein sequence MSRTTRLLTLLQVLRGKSRPVTAATLASDLEISERTLYRDIAELTALGAPIFGEAGIGYVLRSGLFLPPLMLNADETEAIVLGLRYVDQRGDEVLSKAAADALAKIAAVLAPEAQDALRNPTVLPGPPGYGYPQNAVPLNVFRQAIRDQSKLSIDYADANQVPSQRLIWPLALGFLNEVRIIVAWCELRGAYRTFRTDRISAANEQGERYPGRRSDLLRTWRKQMQLDEAGRFTPDKN
- the speB gene encoding agmatinase, giving the protein MDIPVQNDQAMTRDSLYGTAAESTYAGITSFMRRRYSRDLRGVDVAVSGVPFDTATSNRPGARFGPRGIRAASTGIAWERHWPWTFDPFDHLAVIDYGDCDFDYGSPHSVPESIEAHAEHILNAGSAMLTFGGDHFITYPLLKAHARKHGPLSLIHFDAHSDTWPDEAGKRVDHGTMFWHAAREGLVDPSRSVQIGLRTTNDDHQGFQVLDARQVHRQGCDAIVEAIRARVGDNPVYLTFDIDCLDPAFAPGTGTPVCGGLSTVQALEILGGLRGINLVGMDVVEVAPAYDSADITSLAAATLAMEMLCLYAARHKVDR
- a CDS encoding polyamine ABC transporter substrate-binding protein; the protein is MAPMFKLCLSALFLAVAASAQAEEKTLNLYSWADYVAPETLQRFEQETGIHVRYDTFDAPEVLETKLLTGGSGYDVVVPSSSVLARGLAAGALKAIPHEGLKGYANLDPDLLEKLAAVDPGNLYGVPYTWGTLGLGMNVEAVQKRLPNRPLNSLDLLFKPEYASKLKDCGIAIIDSPQEVIGLALHYLGKDPYSTDKNDLDAAQALLHQLQPNVLYVASGRQINDLANGSICLALTYNGDASMAADQARKANKPYEIAYRIPKEGTIVWQDNLAIPKDAPHPEAARQFIEFMLRPESVAALTNTLFFATANQAATPLVDEAVRTDPDIYPPADVRGLLYADRTMSLKDMRQRTRLWTTFRSRQ
- a CDS encoding LysR family transcriptional regulator yields the protein MLGQLHDLDLQLLRLFVRVVECGGFSAAQGELGLSQSSISQQMAKLETRLGYRLCSRGKGGFRITPKGEQLLTATRGLFESIEAFRHKSNGVAGRLIGEIRLGLSEALDQSVLQRVADAISRFRERDESVRIELISAMPGEMERLLLQQRLDLSIGYFSQVQRAFDYRQLFMETQHLYCAPGHPLFTDDAPDDRALQACDRVDHPYRFLRADEPFQGQRCSARSEQVEGTLAFILSGKHVGYLPDHFARSWEDKGLLRAVRQEDMSFDVAFHLARHRAQVPGDAQKAFEEDLLAAFA
- a CDS encoding nucleobase:cation symporter-2 family protein yields the protein MTSSEHAKPQPRSDLIYGLDDRPHLTATVFAALQHVLASFVGIITPTLIMGGALGLQSEVPYLISMALFVSGLGTFVQARRFGPVGSGLLCLQGTSFSFISVILSAGFMVKARGGGTDEILSTIFGVCFFAAFIEVVLSQFIGKLRMLITPVVTGTIITLMGLSLIKVAMTDIAGGFGAADLGAASHLALAALVLGTIVVLNRVDVPFLRLGAIVIGLTLGYVVAWLLGDVNFASLPDVPLMSVPVPFKYGFNFDWVAFVPVAVIFLVSPLEAAGDLTANSMISRQPVKGPVYIRRIKSGLLADGLNSAMAAVFNSMPMVTFAQNNGVIQLTGVASRYVAFFIAGLLVLLGLFPMIGAVLQLMPKPVLGGAELVMFGTVAVAGIKILAEAGLHRRNMLIVAISLGMGLGVAAVPQVLRELPLALHNIFESPITVGALCAIVLNIFLPEEFIELEEDDFDPEASILQVMENPDVPAKGEPATPEAVAQLTR
- a CDS encoding LEA type 2 family protein; this translates as MRRVHAVILSLLLLSLSACALFPHRDALNINVVGIEPLQSQDMEVRFAVKIRVQNPNETPIDYNGVALDLEVNGQPLASGVSDQSGSIARFSETVLTVPVSVSAFSVIRQTLGLSQTQTLNNLPYVLRGKLAGGLFGTMRFVDTGKLSLPGSTTGTW
- a CDS encoding carbon-nitrogen hydrolase family protein — translated: MPKSIVAALQIGALPGGKAETLEQILAWENAITESGAGLVVMPEALLGGYPKGEGFGTQLGFRLPEGREAFARYFANAIDVPGIETEALAGLSARTGANLVIGVIERAGSTLYCTALYFDPQAGLVGKHRKLMPTGTERLIWGKGDGSTLPVIDSQVGRIGAVVCWENMMPLLRTAMYAKGIEVWCAPTVDEREMWQVSMRHIAHEGRCFVVSACQVQDSPQALGVDIANWPADRPLIAGGSVIVGPMGDILAGPLRGEAGLLTAEINTDDLVRARYDYDVVGHYARPDVFELIVDERPKTGVRFTT